One segment of uncultured Methanobrevibacter sp. DNA contains the following:
- a CDS encoding helix-turn-helix domain-containing protein produces MNSEKIVCPVDKTLNLINKKWSIQIIRDLFFGKKHFKEFKEDNPKLSNKVLSNCLKELEENGLIEKVVVNTTPVTTEYYLTEYGKSMNKVIYELAMFTLHDENDNSYSDETRNALKESFKKTLEIED; encoded by the coding sequence ATGAACTCTGAAAAAATTGTCTGCCCAGTTGACAAGACTTTAAATCTGATTAATAAAAAATGGAGTATCCAGATAATTAGAGACTTATTTTTTGGCAAAAAACACTTTAAGGAATTTAAGGAAGACAATCCAAAATTAAGCAATAAAGTACTGTCAAATTGTCTGAAAGAACTGGAGGAAAATGGTCTGATAGAAAAAGTTGTTGTAAACACCACTCCCGTTACAACAGAATACTATCTAACCGAATACGGCAAATCCATGAATAAGGTAATCTATGAATTAGCCATGTTTACACTCCATGATGAAAACGACAACAGCTACTCTGATGAAACTAGAAATGCATTAAAAGAATCATTTAAGAAGACTTTGGAAATTGAGGATTAA
- a CDS encoding Ig-like domain-containing protein: MNIKINTICFIFLLLFLITAVSATDNENETLEMISQPDPSEDLCSVNVESNDELQKSDDEKLSETVIYSTLIKEGTKKKVTLSAPNVKMYYKDGSKFTATLKFQKMVIGNAKIKIQIDGKTYTKTTNNKGQVSLNLNLKSGKYTVLSTCDGNSEFEGASAKSTVTIKSTIKANDFSKYYKNSASYSSTFYDKKGKALKSTSVKYKLNGKTYSVKTSTKGVGKLAIDLKPGSYSLSVINSKTSETVTKTVTINSLIISNDLTFSENKKGKFNVKILNSNGKVSAKQKVTIKVDGKTYTKTTNSKGIATLELSLSSGKYTITTQYSGLKATNKITVNKLIKTTNFTHSILIPDYVNVTTDHVFDYNGYTLKSGLHGIIKMPKNELFTIQMGNKSYMFSNTKFDGISSSLIGYKYHFIPMDGGAVKSDANKSNLKGNGIIISKRSGFTQIDYQSRTGDNVELFAVFADRDMMNSETFTYMQNEKVIAKVNVLTQSFDEFGLRYSLAKFYQKSIYDFNYKSYDEITNHNTKSIKFLKTDTPVTFSYFGKDIVGPVPEEDIITRFSVNGKEELEQKETISYGLGEKYRSTVGFEVLQAYSIITEKITAKTLESWMNNNKAYLNRFGVMNAYGMHLASLQTVWLADKLADEYAADFGVSWKRTKATTILGGINLEDTYLNILNADMGMEVTGNKDNINSFRLINSLQLPNIEEYCLDSVSLRYLDFTTNSQDNMYIAMNSNRSSIAQIGEMIYIFAEDGSGSAIIFNTSSGVANVIHTHNDVTYKGSSISTVCDCCSIVQLANDIISGVNNALNLFSNVHTKIKEFMDQIHPMSKIAYKMLTQAGGKILTGATKATLSVIGNMVFIQQLGVDYRDTTDQKDWYKYMDTLTFTRPGYLQNKKVYNIPNGKGSYDYLEVGINSDLSLNRDDAIIISDGNTKKLTRAETYNYFSDEYWSPINVPTKYWDKSWNGSVK, encoded by the coding sequence ATGAACATAAAAATAAACACCATATGTTTCATTTTTTTGCTTCTATTTTTAATCACAGCCGTTTCAGCTACAGACAATGAAAATGAAACATTAGAAATGATTTCACAACCAGATCCTAGCGAGGATTTATGTAGTGTTAATGTAGAAAGCAATGACGAACTGCAGAAAAGTGATGATGAGAAATTAAGCGAAACCGTCATATACAGTACGCTGATTAAGGAAGGTACTAAGAAAAAAGTAACTTTAAGTGCCCCAAATGTTAAGATGTATTATAAGGACGGAAGCAAATTCACGGCAACTTTGAAATTCCAGAAAATGGTAATCGGAAACGCTAAAATCAAAATTCAGATTGACGGGAAAACCTACACCAAAACAACCAACAACAAAGGACAGGTATCTCTGAATCTGAATTTAAAAAGCGGAAAATATACTGTTTTAAGCACATGTGACGGGAACAGTGAATTTGAAGGAGCAAGTGCAAAAAGTACTGTGACCATCAAAAGTACAATCAAAGCCAATGATTTTTCAAAATACTATAAAAACAGCGCATCTTATTCTTCAACATTTTATGATAAAAAAGGAAAAGCGCTGAAAAGTACGTCAGTGAAATATAAACTGAACGGAAAAACATATTCAGTTAAAACCAGCACCAAAGGTGTCGGGAAACTTGCTATTGATTTAAAACCTGGATCATATTCACTTTCAGTCATTAATTCGAAAACATCAGAAACAGTCACAAAAACCGTTACGATAAATTCATTGATTATCAGCAATGATTTGACATTCAGCGAGAACAAAAAAGGCAAATTCAACGTTAAAATATTAAACAGCAACGGAAAAGTCTCAGCAAAACAGAAAGTAACAATCAAGGTTGACGGCAAAACCTATACAAAAACAACAAACAGCAAAGGAATTGCAACTCTTGAATTAAGTCTTAGCAGCGGAAAATACACTATCACAACCCAATATTCCGGGCTAAAAGCTACAAACAAAATTACAGTAAACAAACTTATTAAAACCACAAACTTTACACATTCCATTTTAATTCCAGACTACGTCAATGTAACAACCGACCACGTCTTTGACTATAACGGATACACTTTAAAAAGCGGACTGCACGGCATAATTAAAATGCCTAAAAATGAGCTTTTCACAATACAGATGGGAAATAAAAGCTACATGTTTTCAAACACCAAATTCGATGGCATATCCTCATCATTGATAGGTTACAAATATCATTTTATCCCAATGGACGGAGGTGCAGTTAAAAGCGATGCAAATAAAAGCAATTTAAAGGGAAATGGAATAATAATTTCAAAAAGAAGCGGATTTACACAAATCGACTATCAGTCCAGAACAGGAGACAATGTTGAACTGTTCGCAGTATTTGCCGATAGAGACATGATGAACAGTGAAACCTTCACATACATGCAGAACGAGAAGGTTATTGCCAAAGTCAACGTTTTAACACAAAGCTTTGACGAATTCGGATTGAGATACAGTCTGGCCAAATTTTACCAAAAATCGATTTATGATTTTAACTACAAAAGCTATGATGAAATAACCAACCACAATACCAAATCAATTAAATTTTTAAAAACAGACACTCCAGTCACATTTTCATATTTCGGAAAAGATATTGTTGGTCCCGTACCAGAAGAGGACATAATCACAAGATTCAGTGTTAACGGAAAGGAAGAACTTGAACAAAAAGAAACAATAAGCTACGGACTTGGTGAAAAATACCGCTCCACCGTAGGTTTTGAAGTCCTGCAGGCTTACAGCATTATTACAGAAAAGATAACTGCAAAAACTCTAGAAAGCTGGATGAACAACAACAAAGCATATCTCAACAGATTTGGAGTAATGAACGCATACGGAATGCATCTGGCATCACTTCAAACTGTCTGGCTTGCAGACAAACTGGCAGATGAATATGCTGCAGATTTTGGAGTCAGCTGGAAAAGAACAAAAGCTACAACCATACTTGGCGGAATAAATCTAGAAGATACTTATCTAAACATTTTAAATGCAGATATGGGAATGGAAGTTACAGGAAATAAGGACAACATCAATTCATTCAGATTAATAAATTCACTTCAGCTGCCCAATATCGAAGAATATTGTCTGGATTCAGTATCATTAAGGTATTTGGATTTTACTACCAATTCACAGGACAATATGTACATAGCAATGAACAGCAATAGATCCAGCATAGCACAGATTGGAGAAATGATATACATATTTGCAGAAGACGGAAGCGGGTCCGCAATAATTTTCAATACCAGCAGCGGAGTTGCAAATGTCATTCATACCCATAATGATGTGACCTATAAGGGTTCATCAATATCAACTGTCTGCGACTGCTGCAGCATTGTTCAGCTTGCAAATGACATAATCAGCGGAGTAAACAACGCACTAAACCTTTTTTCAAATGTACATACCAAAATAAAAGAATTTATGGATCAGATTCATCCTATGAGTAAAATTGCCTATAAAATGCTCACACAGGCAGGAGGCAAGATTTTAACCGGAGCAACCAAAGCCACTTTAAGCGTGATTGGAAACATGGTTTTCATTCAGCAGCTTGGAGTGGACTACAGAGATACCACCGATCAAAAAGACTGGTACAAATATATGGATACACTTACATTTACCAGGCCTGGTTATCTTCAAAATAAAAAGGTGTACAATATTCCAAATGGTAAAGGAAGTTATGATTACCTTGAAGTTGGAATAAATAGTGACTTGAGCCTTAACAGAGATGATGCAATAATTATAAGTGATGGAAACACCAAAAAGTTAACCAGAGCTGAAACTTATAACTATTTCAGCGATGAATATTGGTCACCTATTAATGTCCCTACAAAATATTGGGATAAAAGTTGGAACGGGAGTGTAAAATGA
- a CDS encoding C1 family peptidase, producing the protein MVFLISITAISAVDLNDTGDFDVLNDASGEKSFKDLSSAIEVENSKFTFENDYRFNNETDKSYSSGINITKNNFVINGNNHKINCNGQSRAFYITGKNVIINNLIIENALYGYGSAIRANSQLTLNNVTFINCLGDGESYDNNGAIYSHNATLNVNNCKFIDNGGANGASITSVMGAVNVVDSTFASSSDKIIKGQIYLSGSVLNVDNSNFLNTTSKYAAAIFSINDGSVIVKNSKFKNLFAYKTAGAIGAKVISKLTISNCEFDNVSSINNGGAIYADIFGDGSVFGSMTSITNSVFNNCYSGFGGAVLQLDGNLVIKNTNFTSNAAGYEGGAVYTSYTDVKIYNSKFKSNIVLDDVSYGGACYFDDGSALLNGNDFVNNTGYEGSAIYAYDNDLTLTGNYFNNPSDTISVYTVYGKVIKNNNNNYTSDVKSFDNTNNFYNFEGAPNKFIIINNTLSFDEMPVKFDLRNYGWITPVKDQGFMGSCWAFGNMAALESALLRYTNKTYSLSVNNMQNAMLKYSKYGVDTLSEGGNAFTAVAYLVDWLGVFPEDYDGYDELGKISSLYITPENIHIQNAVVIPTIKKASDRDLIKNALINYGAVAASHRADFNQNKYFNKSSSAQYCYDEFDSTHRICIVGWDDNYSRYNFLKTPEGDGAWICKNSWGTNWGDGGYFYLSYYDTTFGDKESVCYIINNDSYNRIYQHDVGGEGKWVPEGKYYANVFTADEDELIGAVGTFFNQSGREYEFNISVNDINVYTQKGISKLSGYETIKLDKLVQIKKGR; encoded by the coding sequence ATGGTCTTTTTAATTTCAATCACGGCAATATCGGCGGTTGATTTAAACGATACCGGGGATTTTGATGTTTTAAACGATGCTAGTGGTGAAAAATCATTCAAAGACCTTTCTAGTGCGATTGAAGTTGAAAATTCAAAGTTTACATTTGAAAATGATTATCGCTTCAATAATGAAACTGACAAAAGTTATTCTAGTGGAATCAATATAACTAAGAATAATTTTGTCATTAATGGAAATAATCATAAAATTAACTGTAACGGTCAATCTAGAGCATTTTATATAACTGGAAAGAATGTTATAATAAATAATTTAATCATTGAAAATGCGCTTTACGGGTATGGTTCAGCAATTAGAGCCAATTCCCAGTTAACATTGAACAATGTTACTTTCATAAATTGCCTTGGAGATGGTGAATCATATGATAATAATGGTGCCATTTATTCTCACAATGCTACATTAAACGTTAATAATTGTAAATTCATTGACAATGGTGGAGCTAATGGTGCTTCAATCACTTCTGTTATGGGTGCTGTAAATGTTGTCGACTCCACATTTGCAAGCAGCAGCGATAAAATTATTAAAGGGCAAATCTATTTGAGCGGATCAGTATTAAATGTTGATAATTCCAATTTTTTAAATACCACTTCAAAATATGCCGCTGCAATCTTTTCTATAAATGATGGTAGTGTAATAGTTAAAAATTCCAAATTCAAAAACCTGTTCGCTTATAAAACTGCAGGTGCAATTGGAGCAAAAGTTATTTCAAAACTAACAATTTCCAACTGTGAATTCGATAATGTGTCCAGCATAAACAATGGGGGCGCAATTTATGCAGATATTTTTGGGGACGGGTCTGTTTTCGGAAGTATGACTAGTATAACTAATTCAGTATTCAACAACTGTTATTCCGGTTTTGGAGGTGCTGTCCTTCAATTGGATGGAAATCTAGTTATTAAAAATACAAATTTCACTTCCAATGCTGCAGGTTATGAAGGTGGTGCAGTTTATACAAGCTATACTGATGTTAAGATTTACAATTCTAAATTCAAATCCAACATTGTATTAGATGATGTATCTTATGGTGGAGCATGCTATTTTGATGATGGCAGTGCACTCCTTAATGGAAATGATTTTGTAAACAATACCGGTTATGAGGGTTCTGCAATTTATGCATATGATAATGATTTAACATTAACTGGAAATTACTTCAACAATCCATCTGATACAATAAGCGTATACACAGTATATGGGAAAGTGATTAAGAATAATAATAACAATTACACATCTGATGTTAAATCTTTCGACAATACCAATAACTTCTATAATTTCGAAGGCGCTCCAAATAAGTTTATAATAATCAACAACACTCTTTCATTTGATGAGATGCCTGTGAAATTTGATTTGAGAAATTACGGTTGGATAACTCCTGTTAAAGATCAGGGATTCATGGGGTCCTGCTGGGCATTTGGAAACATGGCCGCATTGGAATCCGCATTGCTTAGGTATACAAATAAGACATATTCTCTATCTGTAAACAATATGCAAAATGCAATGCTCAAATATTCAAAATACGGTGTAGACACTCTTTCTGAAGGGGGAAATGCATTCACTGCTGTTGCATATCTGGTTGATTGGCTTGGAGTTTTCCCAGAGGATTATGATGGTTACGATGAACTTGGTAAAATTTCATCATTGTATATAACTCCTGAAAACATTCACATTCAAAATGCAGTTGTAATTCCTACAATAAAAAAAGCCTCAGATAGGGATTTAATCAAAAATGCTTTAATCAATTATGGTGCTGTAGCAGCAAGTCACCGTGCAGATTTCAATCAAAACAAATATTTCAACAAATCAAGTTCTGCACAATATTGTTATGATGAATTCGATTCAACCCATAGAATCTGTATCGTTGGATGGGATGACAATTATTCAAGATATAATTTCCTAAAAACTCCTGAAGGTGACGGCGCATGGATTTGCAAAAACAGCTGGGGAACCAATTGGGGTGATGGAGGATACTTCTACTTATCATATTATGACACTACTTTTGGTGATAAGGAAAGCGTCTGTTACATAATTAACAATGACTCATACAACAGGATTTACCAACATGATGTTGGTGGAGAAGGCAAATGGGTGCCTGAAGGCAAGTATTATGCTAATGTCTTCACAGCTGATGAAGATGAGCTTATTGGTGCTGTCGGAACATTTTTCAACCAAAGTGGCAGAGAATATGAGTTCAATATATCGGTAAATGATATTAATGTCTACACTCAAAAAGGCATAAGTAAATTGAGCGGATATGAAACAATAAAATTAGATAAACTTGTCCAAATTAAAAAAGGGAGATAA
- a CDS encoding cobalt-precorrin-7 (C(5))-methyltransferase, with protein sequence MNGKIYIIGIGPGASEYLTKKAIDTVKASDYTVGSTRAIDLFDDVQNKLAFNVKELLDTLKKGVELACEGNTVSILSTGDPGFSGVLNTVLRLSDELNFPKENIEVIPGISSLQLAAAKCHIQWDNANVMTFHGRENIEDILPVINNGKVTIALPSRKVKDMAQFLLDNGVDPKRKVVVCERLSYPDEKIVESTLKEIAQSEFTYMCIIVIY encoded by the coding sequence ATGAACGGTAAAATTTACATTATTGGAATAGGACCTGGAGCAAGCGAATATCTAACTAAAAAAGCAATCGATACTGTTAAAGCAAGTGATTACACTGTTGGAAGCACACGTGCAATCGATTTGTTTGATGATGTTCAAAACAAACTCGCATTTAACGTTAAAGAATTATTGGATACTTTAAAAAAAGGTGTCGAGCTGGCCTGCGAAGGAAATACCGTGTCAATTTTATCAACTGGAGACCCTGGTTTTTCAGGAGTTTTAAATACAGTACTGAGACTGTCCGATGAACTCAACTTTCCAAAAGAAAATATTGAAGTCATTCCTGGAATAAGCTCCCTTCAGCTGGCCGCTGCAAAATGCCACATTCAATGGGACAATGCCAATGTGATGACATTTCACGGAAGGGAAAACATTGAAGATATTCTGCCAGTTATAAATAACGGAAAAGTAACCATAGCGCTTCCTTCAAGAAAAGTGAAGGATATGGCCCAGTTTTTGCTTGACAATGGTGTTGACCCTAAGCGTAAAGTTGTAGTCTGTGAACGCCTAAGCTACCCTGATGAGAAAATTGTCGAATCCACTTTAAAAGAGATTGCTCAAAGTGAATTTACCTATATGTGCATTATTGTCATATATTAG
- a CDS encoding ArsA family ATPase translates to MAFKDYFKFNKDKTTFIFIGGKGGVGKTSVSSATALWLAEQGKKTLIVSTDPAHSLSDSLEVPIGSYPREIKTNLFAVEIDPDVAMAQKQAQLEAQKAANPDDQDSLFGMDFLSDQLDMASSSPGADEAAAFEMFMGVMNSEEYDVVVFDTAPTGHTLRLLSFPEVMDSWVGKMMMLKAKLGSATNALRKIMPFMDEVDNPQTSEDLKRTKEQINQAKAVLSDPDRTTFKMVVIPEEMSIYESERALEALGKHDITVDSVIVNQVMPDICDCDFCHSRHKLQQKRLALIDQKFPNQHIAEVPLFKDEVKGQEKLLNLAHILYEGKDNDEVTQEAIQL, encoded by the coding sequence TTGGCATTTAAAGATTATTTTAAATTTAACAAAGATAAAACAACATTTATTTTTATAGGTGGAAAAGGTGGGGTCGGAAAAACTTCTGTATCCTCCGCTACTGCATTATGGTTAGCTGAACAAGGTAAAAAAACTTTAATTGTATCAACTGACCCTGCACATTCTTTATCTGATTCATTGGAAGTTCCAATTGGAAGTTACCCTAGAGAAATCAAAACAAATCTCTTTGCAGTTGAAATAGACCCTGATGTTGCAATGGCTCAAAAACAGGCTCAGCTTGAAGCTCAAAAAGCAGCTAATCCTGACGACCAGGACAGCTTATTCGGTATGGATTTCTTATCTGACCAATTGGATATGGCATCATCTTCTCCGGGAGCAGATGAAGCTGCAGCATTTGAAATGTTTATGGGAGTAATGAATTCTGAAGAATACGATGTTGTTGTATTTGATACTGCTCCAACCGGACACACTTTAAGGTTGCTGTCATTTCCTGAAGTAATGGACTCATGGGTGGGTAAAATGATGATGCTTAAGGCAAAATTAGGTTCAGCAACCAACGCTTTAAGAAAAATCATGCCTTTCATGGACGAAGTTGACAATCCTCAAACATCCGAGGATTTAAAAAGAACTAAAGAACAAATCAATCAGGCAAAAGCAGTACTGTCTGATCCGGACAGAACTACATTCAAGATGGTTGTCATTCCTGAAGAAATGTCAATTTATGAATCTGAAAGAGCTTTGGAAGCTTTAGGCAAACATGACATTACTGTTGACAGCGTTATTGTAAATCAGGTAATGCCTGATATCTGTGACTGTGATTTCTGCCATTCAAGACACAAATTGCAGCAAAAACGTCTGGCTTTGATTGACCAGAAATTCCCAAATCAGCACATTGCCGAAGTTCCTTTATTCAAAGATGAAGTTAAAGGTCAGGAAAAATTATTGAACCTGGCTCACATCCTCTATGAAGGAAAAGACAACGATGAAGTAACCCAGGAAGCTATTCAATTATAA
- a CDS encoding C1 family peptidase, translating into MINQGDAILKIYGICLVVALIFIFSMGAVSSQDVNQTSDLAVDSVEEIEIISSSENTFTDLNEDISNVTVINLTKDYAFNEDNDKNYVNGIAVNNDLTINGNNHVIDGSSKSRIFTINFGNVIINNLVIKNAQNSAIFIKNATLTTNNVTFENNIGGEEGGAIHAEKANYSSVNDKFINNFATIYGSAIFVKDNSTLTVKNDIFKSDKHMYWGLMEVKKSQFTISDTDFSNMTSNYTVAVHAEDSYGSVKNCNFNNLHANITAGALGFKEFAKTIIIDNCTFTNVSSRKNAGALYLDVSGMDSFSYNGYVSIADSQFIKCSSNFGGAFIQLSGNLKVSNSIFKENMAYYEGGVVYMSHVASSFENSVFYGNGVNQSNMSGAIYNDLGNLTVTKSNFTDNSGSIYIYDSNYTISNSRFKGNNINVYSFFDGKTAILKDNAFDEGNNTLNQKSYKYTYELNNVPIDYNPIFFDLSLVNATSFDLRNYGLVTPVKAQGWMGSCWSFASAAALESALLKATNGTLIVDVSENNERNMALFYCVHGGNSDEGGSGDQGAVNFISLGAIDEKYDTYDELGKVSPSFDDIAKYYAYKSIFVESRLNISDNYKIKEALVKYGALAVSVLSENVEPFYNNVTHAIYSNQSKTGDHAVTLVGWDDNYSASNFKITPPGDGAWIIKNSWGSDWGDGGYYYASYYDRSVFVNDVNIVGFVIDPTISYKKVYQYDVSGDITFFRNLVDDFNFSSIDGLSKFEVNKIFNENTIASTYINTFVADGNDIISAVGTYFTHVGENYTITISVGGKEIYTQNVTPSYFGYEIFKLDKLICVNKGDIFSVKISGKQLAYVSSRNKIPENVSINYKNGTFIDMALENTIAAIKVYTNPNLNAGGLERYYGDKSSLTVNATPGDDVTFEINGITATVKADENGTAKLGVNLDPGSYDVVITYNGTICRYSIVVNTTIVSQDVTIGYNSNYDYKIKILNSTGDALRNVIVNVTVNDDQKEVISDDEGYVTINFANLTTNQAIEIINTVTGEVAKNTIKVVSRFSGNSNINMYYFDGTSYKFKVYGDDGKLVGANQLITVKLNKKTSKFKTNANGVVTFKIPNTVKPGTYAITATYKGQTVKNTVKVKQVLKTSKITVKKSAKKLVLKATLKNKKAIKGKKLTFKFNGKNYKAKTNSKGIAKVTIKKNVIKKLKKGKTYTVKVTYLKNTIKTKVKVR; encoded by the coding sequence ATGATTAATCAGGGAGATGCTATTTTGAAAATATATGGAATATGTTTAGTTGTAGCATTGATATTTATATTTTCCATGGGTGCTGTTTCAAGTCAGGATGTTAATCAGACATCTGATTTGGCAGTTGATTCAGTTGAGGAGATTGAAATAATCTCCAGCTCTGAAAATACGTTCACGGATTTAAATGAGGATATATCAAATGTCACTGTCATTAATTTAACAAAAGATTATGCATTTAATGAAGATAATGATAAAAATTATGTCAATGGTATTGCAGTCAATAATGATTTGACAATAAATGGTAATAATCATGTTATTGATGGTTCATCCAAATCAAGAATATTCACTATCAATTTTGGTAATGTCATAATAAATAATTTGGTTATTAAGAATGCTCAAAATTCTGCCATATTTATTAAAAATGCCACATTAACAACCAATAATGTTACTTTTGAAAACAATATCGGTGGGGAAGAGGGTGGAGCAATTCATGCTGAAAAAGCTAATTATTCAAGTGTTAATGATAAATTCATAAATAATTTTGCAACAATATATGGTTCTGCAATATTTGTTAAGGATAACTCCACTTTAACGGTCAAAAATGACATTTTTAAAAGTGATAAACATATGTACTGGGGTTTGATGGAGGTTAAAAAGTCTCAATTCACTATTTCGGATACTGATTTTTCCAATATGACTTCTAATTATACTGTTGCTGTTCATGCTGAAGACAGTTACGGTAGTGTTAAAAATTGTAATTTTAATAATTTGCATGCTAACATCACTGCAGGCGCATTGGGATTCAAGGAATTTGCAAAAACAATCATAATCGATAACTGTACTTTCACAAATGTTTCATCTAGAAAAAATGCTGGGGCATTGTACTTGGATGTAAGTGGAATGGATTCATTTAGTTATAATGGCTATGTATCAATTGCAGATTCTCAATTTATTAAATGTTCTTCAAACTTTGGTGGGGCATTTATTCAGTTAAGTGGTAATTTAAAAGTATCAAATTCAATTTTTAAGGAAAATATGGCTTATTATGAGGGTGGAGTGGTCTATATGTCTCATGTTGCCTCAAGTTTTGAAAATTCAGTATTTTATGGTAATGGGGTAAATCAGTCAAATATGAGTGGGGCTATTTACAATGATTTAGGCAATTTAACAGTCACAAAATCAAACTTTACAGATAATTCCGGTTCAATATACATTTATGATTCCAATTACACTATTTCAAATTCTCGTTTTAAAGGTAATAATATTAATGTTTATTCATTTTTTGATGGTAAAACTGCTATTTTGAAAGATAATGCTTTTGATGAGGGTAATAATACATTAAATCAAAAATCATATAAGTATACTTATGAATTGAACAATGTTCCAATTGATTATAATCCGATTTTTTTTGATTTGAGTTTAGTTAATGCCACTTCATTTGATTTACGTAACTATGGGCTTGTAACACCTGTAAAAGCCCAAGGATGGATGGGATCTTGCTGGTCTTTTGCATCAGCAGCTGCTCTTGAGTCTGCATTGTTGAAGGCAACTAATGGAACTTTAATTGTGGACGTTTCAGAAAACAATGAGAGGAACATGGCTTTATTTTACTGTGTCCATGGAGGAAATAGTGATGAAGGAGGTAGTGGTGACCAAGGTGCAGTAAATTTCATAAGTCTGGGAGCTATCGATGAGAAATATGACACATATGATGAACTTGGAAAAGTGTCTCCTTCATTTGATGATATTGCTAAATATTATGCGTATAAATCTATTTTCGTAGAATCTCGTTTAAATATATCAGACAATTACAAAATCAAAGAAGCGCTGGTCAAATATGGGGCTTTAGCAGTAAGTGTTTTATCTGAGAATGTTGAACCGTTTTATAATAATGTAACTCATGCAATATATTCAAATCAGTCAAAAACCGGGGACCATGCAGTTACTTTAGTTGGATGGGATGACAATTATTCTGCAAGCAACTTTAAAATAACTCCTCCTGGCGATGGAGCTTGGATTATTAAAAATAGCTGGGGTTCTGACTGGGGAGATGGAGGATATTATTATGCTTCTTATTATGATAGGTCAGTATTTGTAAATGATGTGAATATAGTGGGATTTGTCATTGATCCGACAATTTCATATAAAAAAGTCTATCAATATGATGTTTCCGGAGACATTACATTTTTTAGGAACCTAGTAGATGATTTTAATTTTTCCAGCATTGATGGTTTGTCTAAATTTGAAGTTAATAAAATTTTCAATGAAAATACAATAGCTTCAACTTATATAAACACTTTTGTCGCTGATGGAAATGATATAATTTCTGCTGTTGGAACCTACTTTACTCATGTTGGCGAAAATTATACTATCACAATATCTGTTGGAGGAAAAGAAATTTACACTCAAAATGTAACTCCATCATATTTTGGATATGAAATTTTCAAATTGGATAAGTTGATATGTGTAAATAAGGGAGATATCTTTTCTGTTAAAATCTCAGGTAAACAACTTGCTTATGTTAGTTCAAGAAATAAAATCCCTGAAAATGTTTCAATTAACTATAAGAATGGAACATTCATAGACATGGCTTTAGAAAATACTATCGCTGCAATTAAAGTCTATACTAATCCAAACTTAAATGCGGGTGGCTTGGAGAGATATTACGGTGATAAGTCTTCTTTAACTGTCAATGCAACTCCAGGTGATGATGTAACATTTGAAATAAATGGAATAACTGCAACAGTTAAGGCTGATGAGAACGGTACTGCAAAATTGGGCGTTAATTTGGATCCTGGAAGTTATGATGTTGTCATAACATATAACGGAACTATTTGTAGATATTCAATAGTTGTAAATACCACAATTGTTTCTCAGGATGTTACAATAGGATACAACAGTAATTATGACTATAAAATCAAGATTTTAAACAGTACTGGTGATGCTTTAAGAAATGTTATTGTTAATGTTACTGTTAATGATGATCAAAAAGAGGTTATAAGTGATGATGAAGGTTATGTTACAATCAATTTCGCTAATTTGACAACTAATCAAGCTATTGAAATTATCAATACTGTAACTGGTGAGGTAGCTAAAAATACAATCAAAGTTGTCTCCAGATTCAGTGGAAATTCAAACATTAATATGTACTACTTTGATGGAACTAGCTATAAGTTCAAAGTTTATGGGGATGATGGTAAATTGGTTGGTGCAAATCAGTTAATAACTGTTAAACTCAACAAAAAGACTTCTAAATTCAAAACAAATGCTAATGGTGTTGTAACATTTAAAATACCTAATACAGTCAAACCTGGAACATATGCAATAACTGCAACATACAAAGGTCAAACTGTCAAAAATACTGTTAAGGTAAAGCAAGTTCTCAAAACTTCCAAAATCACTGTTAAAAAGTCTGCTAAAAAATTAGTTTTAAAAGCAACCTTGAAAAACAAAAAAGCTATCAAAGGTAAAAAACTAACATTCAAGTTCAATGGTAAAAACTATAAAGCAAAAACTAACTCAAAAGGTATTGCTAAGGTTACCATAAAGAAAAATGTTATTAAAAAGCTTAAAAAAGGTAAAACATACACTGTAAAAGTGACTTACCTTAAAAACACCATAAAAACAAAAGTTAAAGTCAGGTAG